GCGGAGGCACACGAGAGCTGCATGCCCGCGGGACGTGTCAAGCAAACGCCCCAGCAAGATTGCATACGTTAGGTACGCCTAGTGACAGGGTGAGAAGCTGGCCCCTCCTTTCCCCGTCGGGAAATCCAATCAATGGTaagacggggggggggaaagggtCTCGCGGAGTGTGTCCAGTCCAGTGCAGGGCACGGGGACCGAACGGGGAacaacgacgaggagaagcaggaggaggaaccGCGGGCCGGGTTCATCAATGGCGGTGTTCAGTGGCCAGCGACGCGGTCAGCGTGTGGAGACGTGTCTGAGGAGGCTGGACTGGGATAAGCGTGCTGCgttgcggcgggcgcgggacgGACAATGGAGCTAGTGGTGAATGAGTTACTCGCCTGCTTCCAGTAGAGTACGTACAGGTCGACGTCGCGTGTTTCTGCTGCAGGCTGCGGATGGGTCCAAGACGGGGTTTTCTTTCTCCTTGTTTGCTTTCTTTTGAAGGGTCATTTGTCTGATGAGCGAGACGAGGGGACTGGACGGCATCGAATTGCTTTGAGACTGCAAGGTACGACAGTCAAACGGGTGCTGTCAGCCGCAGTGGACATCAGTGCGTTGAAGAAGTGCCACAGGGCGTTGCCTCCGGGGGTTGATGTGCCCAGATGCTTAGTAGCCAGGCAGCTACCCCGCTGAAACGCGCCTGCCTCACAGCCCGGGCGCCTGGAACCTCCATACCTGAGTAGGTCGAGGTACCTCGCACGCGACGTCAcagcgcccgtcgcccgctgtAGGCCCGCTGTAGCCCGCCCGACTTATGCACCGACGCAGCGCCTACGGCCGCCTTATGAATGCacaacgccaacgccaacgcgAAGCGTCAGGGCGCGTTCGTGTCAGGAAAACCCACCCGCCCGTTCAAATACCTGGCGGGCCTCCCCGGCCTcttttctcctcctctcgcCTACTGCCTTGTCTCTTTTGCCGAGCGACCTACTTTCGCGGCCTGCACTGCCTCTAAAACCTTGTAGTATTTTATTTTTCTTGTTTGTTTCCTTGTTGTCTTGAATTGCCCCCGTTCAAGCTCACTCTCGTTtggcctctctctctggcatatcggccgtcgtctcgtgTAGTCACCGAGTGCGGCGCGTGTAAGTGGTGATTTCTCTGGTAGCACATTCACGAGACGCGCCTCATGCTGATGTCGACGCGGCACAGATCCAAACGCCTACGCTCCGCCACGCTTCGAGGACTTGGGGGAAATGGTCACTCGCTTCTGACGAACAACGATACGACGCGAACAAGCAGTGAAAAAGGGGAGAGACACGCGGACGGACCATGGACTCGCCTCCTGCGCGGCTGCAGGATGCCGCGGGTGAGCCCTCGCTGCCAGCCGCCAGCTCATCCACCAtgacgggctcgggctcggccgcggcctcgacgttgacctcgtcgtctgccaaCGCGTCCGGCACCAAGAGATCTGCCCCGGCCCTGCTGCCGGCGTTTGAACCGCTCTCGTCCTCACCGGGCCTGCCGCGTCCCCTCAAACGCCAGAACACGGGCAGCTCCGGCGCGCACAAGTACCCAACTCCAGTGCCCACGTCAAGTACCGGCATTCTCTCGAGCTCCCCGCTGCgaaggccgacgagctttCTCCGCCGGAAAGCTTCGGGTGGTGTTGCCATCGACAGTGCCGACGCCTCACCGTCGGAgcgcgcccaccaccattaccaacaccaacaccagcacCGCGCCCCTCTctccgccgtgcccgccctTGAGCTGCCCGAGAatggcgaggccgtggccatgggcCGTTCCAGCAACTCTTCGCAGTTCCAGCTCTCGGCCAACCGCCTCGTCTCACGCGTCCACCTCACCGCGCGAtatgtcgccgccgcaaaccCCCTGCAGGCGAACCGCCTCGAAATCTTGTGCACCGGATGGAACGGCCTCAAGCTGCACTGCCAGGGCCGTACGTGGGAGCTCTTCAAGGGCGACAGCTTCACCAGCGAGACCGAGGGCACTgatgtcctcgtcgacgtcctcgacgcgcgtGTCATGATACAGTGGCCCAAGCGGAGGGCCGCCCTGGCTGATACCGCGGCTAACCTCTCCGATTCGAGCTGGGACGACTCACCGCCGAGGTCCCGCCATGCGAGGGCAaactcgctgctgctgcaatcATCTCCCCTCCGTCGCACCACGCGCATCGCGTCCCCCGAGAGCCCGaccccggccggccctggcggccatcTGACGAGTtcgcagcgcctgcaggcCTTGCTGCCGACAGGAAGCCGCGagagggcagcggcggaggaaCAGGCCAGCATTGAGATTTACGAAGATGAGCCGGAGCTGCCCGAGCCCAAGGGTGAGGCGGCCATCATGGtggacgccggcgcgagcATGCGGACGGAGGCCACGAATAGCTTCTCAAGTGACCTAAGCGACCCCGAGGATGATGAGCACAACCCAGACGAAGAAAACGACCCCATTGTGCACTCGTTTGGACCCTTTGGGGCCGACATCTCTGGCAGGCTGGCTTCGATAACGACCAAGTCGCCCAAGGTCAGCAGattgacggcggcagcaccgcgTCTGCGCCCCGGCAGCAACGCAAGTGCTTCGTCTGGTGAGACGCTTAGTTCGATTAACGAAAGCATCCAGGCCCCATCGCTTCCCGGCTCGCCCATCAAGAAACGCACCGTACCGCCCATGAAGACGTTCCGTGCCGGCGAGATTCCATGCTCGCCCACCCCCATGGTCAAGGAAGAGACGGAAgatgcggtggcggcagcagaagCGGCAGCTCTGCCATccgtcgaggagcttgaTCCGAGCATCACCAACCACGTCATCAACCAACTCGCCTTCTCGCGACTGTCGTCCACGCCCCTCTCCACCATCATGCAGAACCTGCCCGCCGAAGCCAAGACGGACCCGAGCCTGACGCCCAACCTGCTGCGAACCGCCATCGAGGCGACGCCCTGCGTGGGTATcatccgccgccagggcaaggacgccgcgggcaaggccctcgagagcGAGTACTACTACGTGCCCgagcatgacggcgacgaacagcggcgggcggccgtggtAGATGGGCTGCGCAAGCCGAGCCTACGAAACTGCAGGAAGCAGCACAAGGTAAAGGCGCCGTTGcctctcactctcactctcacGGCATGCTGACCCCGTGGCGCAGCAATATTACTGGAAGCGGCCGCGTACGCCCTAATGTCAGGTCGTGACCCGCGTCGTGCGCCCCGACGAATGATCCCCCCCGCCATCCCTTCCTTCCTTGTACATATACCCGTACTACCTCCTTATCCAATGTCTTTTGCTCCGGTTCATTTCCATGTCGAGACTTTGAGCGAGGAGAGAAAAAGAATAACTTGCATAGCCAGCGGCGTCGATTGTTTTGGCAACTATCTATTATGAAGAGGGATGTCAATGGGCTAAGCGGGAAGGCAAAGCGACGGGGAGAAACGTAGTTGTCTGATGATGGAGCCCGCCGTTGACAGAGATGTCATTGTctcttgcctgcctgctggctgtgtggtgtggtgtgcgGACCGGAGAGACGAAAGACGCCGGTGTTGAGACGGAGGGCTTTTGTGTGTTTTTAAACTTCTCGACCCTGTACCGTAGCGGATGAACATGCTGTGCGCCACGCTCATGGTGTCATTGATCATGAATGCTTGCTAGCCAGTGTATCATGTCTTGTGAGGCTGATTGCGAATGCTTGCTCGCCTGTGTACTCTATCTTGCGAGGTTCCCTTGCGGAGAGCCGCGTCGGGGAGGGCTTCCCCGTTTGCCCCTGAACAGGGTAGCTCCCTCGCCAACGGGCGGGCGTAGGACGATGCACCTCCGTCAAAGGAGCATGAGCAACATGTACTCGCTGGGATGTCTATTCAAGCCGGTCTTTCTCCTTGTCCTATTTCAGCGTGCAGTACACCTTGGTCGCGCGCTGCTTCGAGGGGTAAAACTGGTTCCTCTTctgcccgtcctcgccctcctcctcgtacCTCTCCATGTCGAACTCGCTCACCACCTCGCCCTTGaagggcgcgggcgggttgCTCCACACGTGcgtgacggcgtcggcggcgcacTCGATCTGGATCCCGCGGAAGCCCTTGCCCGCCATCTCGCGCATCATGTGCCTCGCCAAGGCGCCCAtgatgcccttgccctcgtaCTCGTgccgcgtgctcgtcgcgTTGCGGAACAGCACCTCGCCAGGCCCTTTGGCCTTCCACGACTCCGGGTCGCGCCCGTCCCTCGCGGCGAGGACCGTGTAGAAGTCCTGGTACACGGGCAGCACCTCGATCAGCCCGGCCATCTTGTCCATGTCGAGCGGGTGGAAGCTGTCGTAGGCCAGCGCCACGGACACGAGCGGGAAATCCATCtgctccagcagcgtcgcggaactggcgtcctcgtcgccggccccgcCCTCGTTCCAGTacagcgcgccgcccgtggcggACGACTGCGGCCGCTTGAACTGGTACTCCTTGTCGAAGACGCCCAGCGAGTAGCCCGACGCGATCTGGTGCCCGACGAGGTAGCGCGCCTCCTTCTGCGTCGCGTAGGCGCGCTTCGCCTTGAGCTCCGGGTAGAGGAGCGGCCACACGGGCGAGTGGAAGAGGTTGCTGTgcgagacgatggcggctgCCCACTCCAGGTGCTGGGGTTCCAGGACGCGGATCTCGTACCGGTCCGGCAGCTGCTTTTCGACAGGCATTTTGGCGTCTCTTTGTTTGTTCTCCTCCCCTTGTGCCCTTCCTTTCTTTTCCTCTTGTCTATTCTCCTTTGTTCCGGCGAGCAGGGACGCGGGGCCGATGGACGGGAGAATCTTGCCGCGGGGATCCCTTTTGTGATTGATGACGGCGTAGGTCGCGCGGTGAAGTAACTCTGCTGGACGTCAGATTCACAAGATCTTCACGATTATAAACTTGCGCAgcgcgggcaggccggcggtTCCTTTTAATAGCTAAAAGATAGGCAACGACCACGGTTAACCCCCGTCAGCTgactgcctacctacctacctaccatCCCGTCTCCTACACTGGCGCGTGGAatcaacccccccccccccctcctccccatgcCTTTCACAGTCTGGGTCGGTGGCGACGCTCACGGCCAGGACCCTCATCGTCGAGACGTGGTCCCAGGGGTTGGAGTTGAGGCTAGTTAGCGCTTACGAAGTTCGGGCACTTGCCCGTCCAGAATGCAACCTCAACCCACGCCATTGTCGCGCGTGTTTGGCTCCAACTCCGAGGCTTGCCCACTGCTGCATATATGGCGGGTACTGCGGCGCCCTCCCCCCAAGGAAGGTCCCTCCCCGCCGTCTCACGCGGTTCGTGCTCTGATTCGAGCCGGAGACTTTTTACATTGTGAAATAGCCATGTCACATGTGtagagagagggggaggggaccgGTTTTTCTTGTTTGTTCTGGTCATTAGCAGCTCGATACCCCTCCATTCAGCCTTTGTCGGAAGGCGCGCCGTTCTCTTCAGGCCGAAGGAAAAGTAAAAAGTCAAATATCCGAACATGGTCAGTTACACGCGCCTCGTCCCGACTTGCTTGCCCCGTCACTGGCCGCCAAGATGTGTGCTGTAGATATCCCGGTTTCACACTCTCTCCCTCCATGCTCCAATCGACAAATGGTGTCAGAgtgagggggggggacccAGAAACGACAAAGGCTTGTTAGTGGGGACCGAGCCGCAAAGATGAGCCGCACGGCGGGGCTAGAGATGGACATGCCGTCTTGACTCCGAAAGTCTTCTGGGCGGCTGCCGTCACTGGCTTGTTCGTGGTGCCGATGTTCCGCGGTGGGCAGTCTCCCACGGCATTGACATGGAGCCAGCGCGATTTGGTTTATGATAGCAACAGTCATCTCCCTGAGGCATGTCCCTCGTTTCCTTGGTGCAAATACCCCTCCCGAGCTTCGGCATCAAGTACCTTGCAACACATCAACTATGTCGACCTTGCTTTCGTAAGAGCCCCCCGTCTTGGATTGAGTCGGCGTTTTGCTTGCCGTCCACTTCACTCGTGTAACGCTCTTCCCCAGACCAAACCCCCATGCCAGTGGTGGAGAACAAAGTGGCGGGAAACGTGCCATCGTCAAGCTGACCTGCCTCGGCGCAGACTTATTCTTGAGTCGCCTTGGCAGAATGCTGAACGGGACATCAAGGTGCGCTTAAGTCCACCAATAGTGTGGTCTATGTATTTCTGCCCAGAACTTTTCTCTCCTTGGTCGTTTGTGTTCCGAAAAGCCGTGGCGGATCAGACCAGACGCAACATAGCGCCCGTCCCGCAACATGAAGGCATAGAGCTCCATGTCGCTCCAGTCGTGACCTGACAAGGGGACTGATGTCCATCTCCGGCGTTTATAAGGCGGCAACTCTGTAAATAGCAATGTGAATGGCCAGGCATGGAAAATACATATTGGCTAAAACTAACTCGAATTTGCTCCTCGTCACCGGTTATCGAAGTTGCTCGGAGCGAAGTGTCCGTTGGGTGCAACTCTACGCTCAACGCGGAGCCGAGGAGAATGTGCCGCTGAGTTGATCGCACTAGTATGATGCCGGTACATGGTCGTGCCGTCTAAACAGCCACTTATGAGGTGCATGCATCCAGGACATTTGGACCGGTGCCTCGCGGTTGGGCTCAAGGACGATGCTCCGGGCACGTGCGCTGCGGGCAAGCTGCCACCCGCACGATGGCAACCGTCCGAAGCAGGAAGAGAGTTGTGTTTAGGAATGAGATGATTGCCACCATCAGTGCTCGAAGTATCTCTCCGACGTGTCGAGTCTCTGTTGGCACACAGTCCCCGTGAAGTACAGACATCGTACGCTTCATTGACCGTATAACGGGCAGTGACCTACTCAATTGCCGACAGGAGACAGGGATCCCGAGCGAAGCATCGCGTCAACCGCCCCGGAAGACCGGGCCATCACGCCAAGACCAGTCATGTGCCGAGAAGCACACCAGGTCTCATGCGAGAAACACATGGAGCATGTCCTTGTGCAGTATGCATCTTGAGGCCTCAACTTACAAAATGCGTTGAGATGCCGCATGAGTGATTAATGCGCAGGCGAAGGCGTTTTCGTCTCCTCATACCGACAGCACGCTAGGATATATCAAGGCAACATAAGTACCAGACTTTAACAACACAACGAGGCGTTAAATAGACAAGGCCGGACGAACCACTGAAGGCGCTGAATGTGACGTACTCAAGCTCTGGGACTGGATGTTCCTGGCAATGCATTGACTATCTTCTTATTGCGATCTGGATCAGGCCGAACCCGTCGTGTGTATAAACCCATTGTCATGTCGACGCACGGATCGAGCCGACGGAGAGCGAGTCAGTCCACACATGGCCAACATGAACCGAACACGTCTTGCATCCGGGATCCGTAACGAAAGTGCCATCGGATGTAGCTACCGAAACACCAACCATACGCTGACCGCCGGAACCTAAAAGAAAGGCAACTAGTCTGCTGCATCACTGCATCCACGCGATTGAACCGTCTCCCCCAAAGCCATGTCCGTTATACTGATGACCCCCCCGGTCGCGCATAAGACACGTCGCCTTGTTCCGCTGCCATCCATCGGACATAgcggtgcggccgccgggacATGCGTTGAGAGCAATGGGCCGGGTCCGTCCGCGAGCGCGCACGGGAGGCGCATATGGCTTGCGCGCTACATGTAGCATCACATAGCCGCATGTCAAGTGTTTCGAGGCGCACCGAGGAAGCACATAGCAGCAGACCGCTGGTTCGGCCCATGAACTTTTCCAGGTATGTATGCAGAGGCGCTCGGCAATGTGACGTAGGAAGCCAGAGTATATAACTGGGCTTATAGTGTTGTTGAGGCTTTACGTAGCATATCAGATGCCAGTCGCTGTTGGTTCATGCTCTTTTTTGGCGGTTCGCAGATGGCGCCCAACGCATCTGCCGAAcaggcatgcatgcgtgTTTCATCGCTCATCGAATCTCATCATGACAACCTGGCCGACCGAGTTGCGCCACAGAACGGGAACACGAACAACCGCTCTCTTCGTGCTTTTTGCATGGGTCGAAACGAGAAGATGCATGCCGGTATTTCTACGCGCTGGTAAACCAACAAACAGGTCATGTTATGAGATCCGGCATCGCGGATGTAATGTCGCACCGAGGAAACATCGGCATCCAGTTCAACGTCGCACAACATGAAGCTTACACGGACGACCGACCCCATAGTCTCAGAATCGCCATCAatcctccctcccccaaccaaccaaccaacacCAGTCATTTAAAACAGCGCTACACTCTCAGTCGCCCAAGAATATTGCATTTCTTTCATATTTTCGTTTCGTGCGCTTGGTCTGATAATGTCCGTCTGATCCGCCTCGGGGACTGGATCGAACATCAAAAAAACACCCTTGTTTCACGAtctgcagcgcctcctccggcaGAGCACAGACTCTCTGCATGGTGATATTTTGGGTACCACGATCCAACAAGCCGAGACGCACTGCGATCCAACAAGCCGAGACGGCAAGACGCTTGCTGTAGGCGAGAGGGAGGCGGGGAGCTGTCGGGCCCTTTCCCCCATTCTGGCCGGTTGTGTTGTGACTGGACCGCGCgacggccccggccgccgttgGGCATCGTGGCCCGGATACATTGTGGCAGTCTCATGCGGGTTTAACGTTGCTTCGGCACCGTGCATGATGGCTTCTCGCAGTTTGAACCAAAAATGGTTGGTTTCCCCCGGATGGCAAATATGAGggaaagaggaggaggggaggagggctgggctggtgccTTCAGACGCTGCTGGCTCAAGCTCCTCCAAGTCGGGGTCGGGGCTCAAGTGCAAGGTGCGCTGACCGAGAGCGAAGTCGGGCACATAAGAAACTAGACATATGTAGCCCACATATCTCctgcccagccagccgtgAACGACGGGGTTCGTTTGTTGGGAAAACGTGCGAGCGAGGACCGGgttgcgccgcagcaggacTGTAGACCGACCCCAGCTCGTACGGCACGACTTCtgtcgacgacatcaaaaggaaaaaaaggaaaATTATGAAGAGGGGCACAATCATACAGCGGCGGACCGGCAAGGTCTgggacgagctgcccgacgactGGGACCCGACGACTGGCGTCCCTCCTCACGGCAGGCTACAACATAAAGATGCGAATCCGAACCCGATCCCGACGCCGCAGTACCTCAGCGGCGTGCAGGTGCTGATCGTCCTCACGTCCATCACGCTAGCCGCgttcctgctgctccttgacTCGACCATCATCTCGACCGCGGTCCCGAGCATCACGTCCGAATTCCATTCCCTAAAGGATGTTGGGTGGTATGGCGCGGCCTACCAGCTCTCGAGGtgcgttgctgctgctcctcccaTCTGAATACCTCGGACACCTCCAGTCGATTTTTTCTTTTGTCGTATATGCCCTTGGGTTTCCCGAATCgatggacgatgatgagtgCTGACTCGGCATCACACCACTCGGACAGTGCCGCTCTGCAGCCGCTCGTGGGCAAGCTCTTCACGCTCTTCGACATCAAGGCCGTCTAtctcgtcttcttcttcatcttcgaGGTCGGATCCGTGGtgtgcgccgtcgccggcggctcgtTGGTCCTCATCCTGGGGAGAGTCATTGCCGGTCTCGGAGTCGCGGGCATGTACACTGGCGGCATGATCATTGTCGGGTCGTGTATCAGGCCCGAATCGAGAGCACGTGAGGTTTTCCTTCTTCGGGTTAGCAGACGAGGGAGAAAGAATTTCACGCTGACTGGTTGTGCAGTTTGCACTGGCATCATGATGGGATGTAAGTCGACCGTCCTCAGCTGCTGCGCACCTATATAAGCACCACCTCGCCTCTCGAAAGCCCGTATGCCGGAAAGGATTCCTGGATTCGCACTACGCAGCTCATGGTACATGTTCAACAGCTAATTGTGTTACCCGCGTAGGCGGacagctcggcctcgtcaccgggccgctcatcggcggcgtcttcaccGAGAGGCTCTCCTGGCGGTGGTGTAAGTCGagtcccgcccgccccagcacAACATACATGAACCCGATTTAGAAGATAGTAGACCATAAACAACTAACTCGATGGCAACTTTGTGTGAGCACAACAGGCTTCTACATCAACCTCCCGCTCGGGGCCCTCATCTTcggcggcaccgccttcGTCCGGCTCCCCAACCCGTCCCCCCTGCAGCCCCTGCGCTCCGTCCTCCCGACGCTGCaccgcagcctcgacctcgtgggcttcctgctcgtcgcgcccgccgtgtccatcctgctcgtcgcgctggaatggggcggcgccggcgactaCGCGTGGAGCTCGCCCACGCTCATCGGCCTCTTCTGGACCTCGggcgtcctggccgccgcctttgccggctGGATCTGCTACCGCGGCGACCAGAGGGCCCTCATCCCGCCGGGGCTGTTCCGgagccgcgtcgtcgtcgccagctgcGGCGTCACCCtggccgtcatgggcgcCAGCTTCGTCTCCACGTACTGGCTGCCCATCTACTTTCAGACCGTCAGGGGGGATACCCCGATCTGGAGCGGCGTGCACCTGCTGCCCAACGTGATTCCGTCCTTGGTGGTGAgcatcgtcgtgggcgcCCTGGGTAAGCAAGGAAGACAGACTGCCTGTcgttttctttttctttttctttttcttttcgcACAATATGCTCCTCTACTATTCAGTCATCATACGCGTGCGCACGAGGGGGGGAATTTATCAGTCCGCTGACAACACGTATATATAGTCGGCAAGATCGGCTACTACCTCCCTttcgccgtggccggcggcaccgtcgtcgccctctcCGGGGCCCTCCTCGCGACGCtcacgccgtcctcgcccccaGCCGCATGGGCGGGCTACCAGGTGGCCCTGGGCGTCGGGCGCGGGCTCGCCGTGCAGGCGGGCTACCTGGCCATGTCGCACGCCGTgccggccgagacgctgccgctggccgtcTCGCTCATGATCTTCCTGCAGTACCTCGTCGGGTCCGTGCTGCTGACCCTCGCCCAAGTCGTCTTCACCAGCCAGTTCCGCGCCGAGctcccccgccgcgccccgggcatcgacgtcgaggccatcctctcggccggcgcgtcgggcgtgggcaaggccgccatccctctcgacaagctcgtcgccgtcatcggcgcctACTCCGCGAGCGTGACCAAGGTGTTTTACCTGACTTCGTTCATGGGCGTCGTGCTGTTCGTCGCGGCCCTCTTCTCGGGGTGGGTTGACACCAGGaagaagacgccgccgccgccgctgcttcTCTTGGAAGAGGATACgtgtgaggaggagggagacgacgacgtggagctCGAGGACTTGGAGGATCTGACTTGGAGCGAAAAGCTCGACGAAGTATTTCCACGTCCCAGTTATATATGACGCGTTGGTATCTAAGCAATACGCAGGCGTATTGCCTTTAGCATTCATGGGCGTAATTGGCGATATTGTGACTCTGTGGCAATTGCGCCCGTAGCTCGTCGAGCCGGCCAATCGCGCGACCTTTGGTGAGCCAGGTGAGCCACGCAGGTGCGGTCGTGCGATTTGGGTGAGCCAGGCATCTTTGCAGCGGAAGAGGAGTGGCGGCTGGCTTATCAGCACTTGGGATGATCGCGTTCTCATTAGTTCCCGCGTCACGCGCACTGTCGCAGGTCCCTCGACTGGCTATATCGAGTCAACCATG
Above is a genomic segment from Purpureocillium takamizusanense chromosome 2, complete sequence containing:
- a CDS encoding uncharacterized protein (COG:S~EggNog:ENOG503P2EN), which gives rise to MPVEKQLPDRYEIRVLEPQHLEWAAAIVSHSNLFHSPVWPLLYPELKAKRAYATQKEARYLVGHQIASGYSLGVFDKEYQFKRPQSSATGGALYWNEGGAGDEDASSATLLEQMDFPLVSVALAYDSFHPLDMDKMAGLIEVLPVYQDFYTVLAARDGRDPESWKAKGPGEVLFRNATSTRHEYEGKGIMGALARHMMREMAGKGFRGIQIECAADAVTHVWSNPPAPFKGEVVSEFDMERYEEEGEDGQKRNQFYPSKQRATKVYCTLK
- a CDS encoding uncharacterized protein (COG:U~TransMembrane:13 (o49-71i122-146o152-173i180-201o213-233i254-274o286-306i318-344o364-382i387-407o419-439i451-475o527-548i)~EggNog:ENOG503NY96); this encodes MKRGTIIQRRTGKVWDELPDDWDPTTGVPPHGRLQHKDANPNPIPTPQYLSGVQVLIVLTSITLAAFLLLLDSTIISTAVPSITSEFHSLKDVGWYGAAYQLSSAALQPLVGKLFTLFDIKAVYLVFFFIFEVGSVVCAVAGGSLVLILGRVIAGLGVAGMYTGGMIIVGSCIRPESRALCTGIMMGCGQLGLVTGPLIGGVFTERLSWRWCFYINLPLGALIFGGTAFVRLPNPSPLQPLRSVLPTLHRSLDLVGFLLVAPAVSILLVALEWGGAGDYAWSSPTLIGLFWTSGVLAAAFAGWICYRGDQRALIPPGLFRSRVVVASCGVTLAVMGASFVSTYWLPIYFQTVRGDTPIWSGVHLLPNVIPSLVVSIVVGALVGKIGYYLPFAVAGGTVVALSGALLATLTPSSPPAAWAGYQVALGVGRGLAVQAGYLAMSHAVPAETLPLAVSLMIFLQYLVGSVLLTLAQVVFTSQFRAELPRRAPGIDVEAILSAGASGVGKAAIPLDKLVAVIGAYSASVTKVFYLTSFMGVVLFVAALFSGWVDTRKKTPPPPLLLLEEDTCEEEGDDDVELEDLEDLTWSEKLDEVFPRPSYI
- the TOS4 gene encoding target of SBF (COG:S~EggNog:ENOG503NVJS), whose amino-acid sequence is MDSPPARLQDAAGEPSLPAASSSTMTGSGSAAASTLTSSSANASGTKRSAPALLPAFEPLSSSPGLPRPLKRQNTGSSGAHKYPTPVPTSSTGILSSSPLRRPTSFLRRKASGGVAIDSADASPSERAHHHYQHQHQHRAPLSAVPALELPENGEAVAMGRSSNSSQFQLSANRLVSRVHLTARYVAAANPLQANRLEILCTGWNGLKLHCQGRTWELFKGDSFTSETEGTDVLVDVLDARVMIQWPKRRAALADTAANLSDSSWDDSPPRSRHARANSLLLQSSPLRRTTRIASPESPTPAGPGGHLTSSQRLQALLPTGSRERAAAEEQASIEIYEDEPELPEPKGEAAIMVDAGASMRTEATNSFSSDLSDPEDDEHNPDEENDPIVHSFGPFGADISGRLASITTKSPKAPSLPGSPIKKRTVPPMKTFRAGEIPCSPTPMVKEETEDAVAAAEAAALPSVEELDPSITNHVINQLAFSRLSSTPLSTIMQNLPAEAKTDPSLTPNLLRTAIEATPCVGIIRRQGKDAAGKALESEYYYVPEHDGDEQRRAAVVDGLRKPSLRNCRKQHKQYYWKRPRTP